From the Aquitalea magnusonii genome, one window contains:
- a CDS encoding amidase has translation MAFFPDYEEHDGLSLAGLLASGQISQGELLRAARERMDSRNPALNALVLRLDDSADRQVPPPGASPLAGLPILLKDLLADVAGIPTSNGSRLCAGYIPQQDAELVRRYRAAGLIFAGKTSTPEFGLYPYTESALHGATRNPWNHALTCGGSSGGSAAAVAAGMVAIAHGGDGGGSIRIPASNCGLFGLKPSRGRSPCGPERSESWQGFTSEHVLTRSVRDSAAMLDILCQGNDCADAYHCPPPSQTFLASLQQAPGKLRIAYTRRPLMGGHLHAECDAALSHSLRLLESLGHSVEEVHPPLDTAEEMCRAMLVMVCGEMACLMRNSRQLYGQPASFRLVEPSSWTLARYGELLSAGEFAWMRDFALRQGRNMQRFHQGYDILVTPVLNQLPAAIGSLGTSRFEDALSTLLLGHLGWDWTLKLSQLVPEHSRKLMEYIGWTIPFNMSGQPAMSVPLYWTADNIPVGTQFVAGMGQDGLLLQLAAQLEQAQPWFQRRPPLAG, from the coding sequence ATGGCATTTTTCCCTGACTACGAAGAACACGATGGCCTGTCTTTGGCCGGCTTGTTGGCAAGCGGGCAGATCAGTCAAGGCGAACTGCTGCGCGCGGCGCGGGAAAGGATGGACAGCCGCAATCCGGCACTCAATGCGCTTGTCCTGCGCCTGGATGACAGTGCTGACCGGCAAGTGCCACCGCCAGGCGCCAGCCCGCTGGCCGGCCTGCCCATCCTGCTCAAAGACCTGCTGGCGGATGTCGCCGGCATCCCCACCAGCAATGGCAGCCGCCTGTGTGCCGGGTATATTCCGCAACAGGATGCCGAGCTGGTCCGGCGCTACCGTGCCGCCGGGCTGATTTTCGCCGGCAAGACAAGCACGCCGGAGTTTGGCCTCTACCCCTATACCGAGTCGGCACTCCATGGCGCTACCCGTAACCCTTGGAACCACGCGCTGACTTGCGGCGGCTCCAGCGGCGGGTCGGCGGCAGCCGTCGCCGCCGGCATGGTTGCCATTGCACACGGCGGGGATGGCGGCGGCTCCATCCGTATCCCGGCGTCCAATTGCGGGCTGTTCGGGCTCAAGCCCAGCCGTGGGCGCTCGCCCTGCGGCCCGGAGCGCTCGGAAAGCTGGCAGGGATTTACCAGCGAACACGTGCTGACCCGCAGCGTACGTGATAGTGCCGCCATGCTGGATATCTTGTGCCAGGGTAATGACTGTGCGGATGCCTACCACTGCCCACCGCCATCACAAACGTTTCTGGCCAGCCTGCAGCAAGCACCGGGCAAACTGCGCATTGCTTATACACGCCGTCCTTTGATGGGAGGCCACCTGCACGCCGAATGCGATGCCGCGCTCAGTCACAGTCTGCGCCTGCTGGAAAGCCTGGGACACAGCGTGGAAGAAGTCCACCCGCCGCTGGATACTGCCGAGGAAATGTGCCGCGCCATGCTGGTGATGGTGTGCGGGGAGATGGCCTGCCTGATGCGCAACAGTCGGCAACTGTATGGCCAGCCTGCCAGCTTCCGGCTGGTGGAGCCATCAAGCTGGACGCTGGCACGTTATGGCGAGCTGCTGTCTGCCGGCGAATTTGCCTGGATGCGCGACTTTGCGCTGCGGCAGGGGCGCAATATGCAGCGCTTCCACCAAGGCTACGACATACTGGTAACACCGGTACTGAACCAGCTACCGGCAGCCATTGGCAGCCTGGGCACCTCCCGCTTCGAGGACGCGCTGTCCACCCTGCTGCTGGGTCATCTTGGCTGGGACTGGACACTGAAGCTGAGCCAACTGGTGCCAGAGCACTCGCGCAAGCTGATGGAATACATTGGCTGGACCATCCCCTTCAATATGAGTGGCCAACCCGCCATGAGCGTGCCGCTGTACTGGACGGCAGACAATATCCCGGTGGGTACCCAGTTTGTGGCGGGCATGGGGCAGGATGGACTGCTGCTGCAACTGGCCGCGCAGCTGGAACAAGCCCAGCCCTGGTTCCAGCGTCGTCCACCCCTGGCGGGCTAG
- a CDS encoding PqiC family protein — MNKRMLTCGIVLCSLLLAACSSAPIRYHQLRASLPGGASQQPGAVLLVEQVSLPAGTDRPQLLLEDEQNQPRLQEQDYWTASLSRLLTQAVAGNLAEQLRLSTVYAAPQLSLAQPDLSLQLDVRAFRLLPGQGAQLTSAWRVLRPGTQEVLLRGYFSQQQAQTGQQSAQLVAAQQQLVNALSQQIATALAAHADWLYPPAKR; from the coding sequence ATGAACAAGCGCATGCTGACCTGCGGCATCGTGCTGTGCAGCCTGCTGCTGGCTGCTTGCAGCTCGGCCCCCATCCGTTACCACCAACTGCGGGCCAGCCTGCCGGGCGGGGCCAGTCAGCAGCCCGGAGCCGTGCTGCTAGTCGAGCAGGTCAGCCTGCCGGCGGGAACGGATCGACCGCAATTATTGCTGGAAGATGAGCAAAACCAGCCGCGCTTGCAAGAGCAGGATTACTGGACAGCCAGCCTGTCACGCCTGCTCACCCAGGCCGTGGCTGGTAATCTGGCAGAGCAATTGCGCTTGTCAACGGTGTACGCCGCCCCGCAACTGTCACTGGCCCAGCCGGATCTGTCCTTGCAGTTGGATGTCCGTGCCTTCCGCTTGCTGCCGGGGCAGGGGGCACAACTGACATCCGCCTGGCGGGTGCTGCGGCCAGGCACGCAGGAAGTGCTGCTGCGAGGTTATTTCAGCCAGCAGCAGGCACAGACTGGGCAGCAGAGTGCGCAACTGGTGGCCGCGCAACAGCAACTGGTCAATGCGCTAAGCCAGCAGATTGCCACTGCCTTGGCGGCGCATGCCGACTGGCTGTACCCGCCCGCTAAGCGCTAG
- a CDS encoding intermembrane transport protein PqiB — MSSADETRTPDGVPLAVARPARPSRWSPSLVWLIPLVAALIGGYLAVQAILARGPTITITFRSGEGLEAGKTRIKYKDVDIGEVTAVRISADSKNIEATAQLSKEAERFLARDSRFWIVRPRIAGGSVSGLGTLLSGAYVGMDAGKSSEMSQHFTGLDVPPIITGDLPGRQFVLKAAELGSLDIGAPVYFRRVPVGQVVAYQLDRNGRNVDITVFVNAPYDRFVTADSRFWHASGVDLSISANGLKVNTQSLSAIMLGGVAFETPVSPEESKQAATGSTFTLSNTREQAMQSPDHEVVPLQLKFQQSVRGLAVGAPVDFRGIVIGEVTSIGMEYDAPRKDFNMLVTIRIFPSRLISMSSNLNEARLHQLKLDKMVEHGMRAQLRSGSLLTGQLYVALDFFRDAKPARLGHSQGMDVLPTIPGDLEELQGVLQRIARKLDKVPFDSIGQELDATIKELHATLSTVQQLGHSLDGKVVPQTLQTLQQLQQTLDNANQALQANSPLQQDVRKAAQEVSETARSFRALSDYLDRHPEALIRGKQENRP; from the coding sequence GTGAGTAGCGCTGATGAAACCCGCACGCCGGATGGCGTGCCGCTGGCGGTGGCCCGTCCCGCCCGTCCCAGCCGCTGGTCGCCCTCGCTGGTGTGGCTGATTCCGCTGGTGGCGGCGCTGATTGGCGGCTATCTGGCGGTGCAGGCCATCCTGGCGCGCGGCCCCACCATCACCATTACCTTCCGCAGTGGCGAAGGGCTGGAGGCCGGCAAGACGCGCATCAAGTACAAGGATGTGGATATCGGTGAAGTCACCGCGGTGCGCATCAGCGCTGACAGCAAGAATATCGAGGCCACGGCCCAGTTGAGCAAGGAGGCCGAACGTTTTCTGGCGCGTGACAGCCGTTTCTGGATTGTGCGGCCGCGCATTGCCGGCGGCAGCGTATCCGGTTTGGGCACGCTGTTGTCCGGTGCCTATGTTGGCATGGATGCGGGCAAGAGCAGCGAGATGAGCCAGCATTTCACCGGCCTGGATGTGCCGCCCATCATCACCGGAGATCTGCCAGGCCGTCAGTTCGTGCTCAAGGCTGCGGAGCTGGGCTCACTGGATATCGGTGCGCCAGTGTATTTCCGCCGCGTACCAGTGGGGCAGGTGGTGGCCTATCAGCTGGACCGCAATGGCCGCAATGTTGACATCACCGTCTTCGTCAACGCCCCTTACGACCGTTTTGTCACGGCAGACAGCCGTTTCTGGCACGCCAGCGGAGTGGATCTCTCCATCTCGGCTAACGGACTGAAGGTGAATACCCAGTCGCTCAGCGCCATCATGCTGGGTGGGGTGGCGTTTGAAACCCCGGTTTCGCCGGAGGAGAGCAAGCAGGCGGCGACAGGCAGCACCTTCACCTTGTCCAATACCCGTGAGCAAGCCATGCAATCGCCGGACCACGAAGTGGTGCCATTGCAGCTGAAATTCCAGCAGTCAGTCCGCGGCCTGGCCGTGGGGGCACCGGTAGACTTCCGTGGCATCGTCATTGGCGAAGTCACCAGCATCGGCATGGAATACGATGCCCCGCGCAAGGACTTCAACATGCTGGTCACCATCCGTATCTTCCCCAGCCGGCTGATCAGCATGTCCAGCAATCTGAATGAAGCCCGGCTGCATCAGTTGAAGCTGGACAAGATGGTGGAGCATGGCATGCGGGCGCAGTTGCGCTCGGGCAGCTTGCTGACCGGCCAGTTGTATGTGGCGCTGGACTTCTTCCGCGATGCCAAGCCGGCGCGCCTCGGACACAGCCAGGGCATGGATGTCCTGCCCACCATTCCGGGTGATCTTGAAGAGCTGCAGGGTGTGCTGCAACGCATTGCCCGCAAGCTGGACAAGGTGCCGTTCGACAGCATAGGCCAGGAACTGGACGCCACCATCAAGGAGCTGCACGCCACACTGTCCACGGTGCAGCAGTTGGGTCATAGCCTGGATGGCAAGGTGGTGCCGCAAACCCTGCAAACCCTGCAGCAACTGCAGCAGACGCTGGATAACGCCAATCAGGCACTGCAGGCCAACTCGCCTCTGCAGCAGGATGTGCGCAAGGCTGCTCAGGAAGTGAGTGAAACCGCGCGCAGCTTCCGTGCGCTAAGTGATTATCTGGATCGCCACCCGGAAGCGCTGATCCGTGGCAAACAGGAGAACCGACCATGA
- a CDS encoding paraquat-inducible protein A: protein MPRYQVNSAASQGLWTCHGCGQLCRVGSAPVDGTPCCPRCGAGLHRRKPHSLQYAWAFLLAAIVCYIPANLMPIMLTEMLSGTQRDTIMSGVAYLWRNGSWPLALVVFIASVLVPLLKILSMLLLLLTVHWRSRWAPRQRTRLYRLLEVVGPWSMLDIYVVGLLVALVQLQSLATIKAGPGAVAFGAVVVLTMLSAMHFDPRLIWDVFEDDDERQAPAADD from the coding sequence ATGCCGCGCTACCAGGTAAACAGTGCCGCCAGCCAGGGGCTGTGGACCTGCCATGGCTGCGGACAACTATGCCGCGTTGGCAGCGCGCCGGTGGACGGCACGCCCTGCTGTCCGCGCTGCGGTGCCGGGCTGCACCGGCGCAAGCCGCACAGCCTGCAATATGCCTGGGCTTTCTTGCTGGCCGCCATCGTGTGCTACATCCCGGCCAATCTGATGCCCATCATGCTGACGGAAATGCTGTCCGGCACCCAGCGCGATACCATCATGAGCGGGGTGGCCTATCTGTGGCGCAATGGCTCCTGGCCACTGGCGCTGGTGGTGTTCATCGCCAGTGTGCTGGTGCCTTTGCTGAAAATACTGTCCATGCTGCTGTTGCTGCTTACCGTGCATTGGCGTTCGCGCTGGGCACCGCGGCAGCGCACCCGCCTGTACCGCCTGCTGGAAGTGGTGGGGCCGTGGTCCATGCTGGATATCTATGTGGTGGGTTTGCTGGTTGCGCTGGTGCAATTGCAATCGCTGGCTACCATCAAGGCCGGCCCTGGTGCCGTGGCTTTTGGTGCCGTGGTGGTGCTGACCATGCTTTCTGCCATGCATTTTGATCCCAGACTGATCTGGGATGTTTTCGAGGATGATGATGAGCGACAAGCCCCTGCCGCAGACGACTGA
- a CDS encoding paraquat-inducible protein A produces the protein MSHEISPPAAAPRLLACHECDLLQSAPLQVQQGVLCCRCGCQLLPGPAYRPATSLALVLAGLLVFVLANVFPVVGLEAGGVRTATTLLGTAWQLSQQQMEPVALLVLLTGVLTPGLELLCLLYLLLPLALGHAPPGFARVMRLVRVLHPWGMVEVFLLGVLVSLVKLAHMAEVHPGIGLWSFFALILLLAGNASRFDAGLLWERYQSCRATR, from the coding sequence ATGAGCCATGAAATCAGCCCGCCAGCCGCAGCTCCACGCCTGCTGGCCTGTCACGAATGCGATCTGCTGCAGTCTGCGCCGCTACAGGTGCAGCAGGGAGTGCTGTGCTGCCGCTGCGGGTGTCAACTGCTGCCTGGCCCGGCCTACCGTCCGGCAACTTCGCTGGCACTGGTGCTGGCCGGCTTGCTGGTGTTTGTGCTGGCCAATGTGTTTCCCGTGGTCGGGCTGGAGGCGGGCGGCGTCAGAACCGCCACCACCTTGCTGGGAACGGCCTGGCAACTGTCGCAGCAGCAAATGGAGCCGGTAGCCTTGCTGGTATTGCTCACCGGTGTGCTGACGCCGGGGCTGGAGTTGCTCTGTCTGCTCTACCTGCTGCTGCCCTTGGCGCTGGGCCATGCGCCTCCGGGCTTTGCCCGCGTAATGCGCCTGGTGCGCGTGCTGCATCCATGGGGCATGGTGGAGGTCTTTCTGCTTGGGGTGCTGGTTTCGCTGGTCAAGCTGGCACATATGGCCGAAGTGCATCCCGGCATCGGTTTGTGGTCGTTTTTTGCCCTGATCCTGCTGCTGGCAGGCAATGCCAGCCGTTTTGATGCGGGTTTGTTATGGGAGCGCTATCAGTCATGCCGCGCTACCAGGTAA
- a CDS encoding DUF2249 domain-containing protein yields the protein MTTLAPQLNTSYLFDARGIAKRFRHAAIFGALESLHDGEVMRFVNDHDPLPLLEQVRQRYGQQVSFRYAERQPEMIVIEFQISLGQPQESAPASGGGCGGGGGCGCSGQ from the coding sequence ATGACTACACTTGCTCCTCAACTGAATACCAGCTACCTGTTCGATGCCCGCGGCATCGCCAAACGCTTCCGCCATGCCGCCATTTTTGGCGCGCTCGAATCACTGCACGACGGCGAAGTCATGCGCTTTGTCAACGATCACGACCCGCTCCCCTTGCTGGAGCAGGTACGCCAGCGTTATGGCCAGCAGGTTAGCTTCCGCTACGCCGAACGCCAGCCGGAGATGATCGTGATCGAGTTCCAGATCAGCCTGGGGCAGCCGCAGGAAAGCGCACCGGCCAGTGGTGGTGGCTGCGGCGGCGGTGGTGGCTGCGGCTGCTCCGGCCAGTAA
- a CDS encoding glycine zipper domain-containing protein codes for MNKWISIIALSLAATAAQAGSTTDAILGGAVGGAAGAAVGNAVGGRNGAIIGSAVGGATGVAITTKNQREDRAAPEEGRRHHRHHHGRHRGWDKHD; via the coding sequence ATGAACAAGTGGATTTCGATTATTGCCCTCAGCCTGGCAGCAACTGCCGCTCAGGCTGGCTCGACAACAGATGCGATTCTTGGTGGTGCAGTAGGTGGTGCAGCAGGCGCTGCAGTGGGTAATGCGGTAGGTGGGCGCAATGGTGCCATCATCGGCAGCGCCGTGGGTGGCGCCACCGGCGTGGCCATCACCACCAAGAACCAGCGTGAGGACCGCGCCGCGCCAGAAGAAGGACGCCGCCATCATCGTCATCACCATGGCCGTCACCGTGGCTGGGACAAACACGACTGA
- a CDS encoding sulfite exporter TauE/SafE family protein — MLLTLGFLCFFSFMAGLIDAAVGGGGLIQTPALFNFLPQYSAATLFGTNKMSSAVGTLSATRSYLQRVRLPWKLVIPAAITAFIMSFAGAATVNAIPKSVIRPLVLVLLVLMAMYTLWKKDFGKLHKPVTIGRREMAVGMAIGGAIGFYDGLFGPGTGSFLIFLFIRFFAFDFLHASAAAKVVNLTTNVAALAFFIPTGNVLFQYAIPMAGFNVLGAMTGSWVAMKKGAGFVRVLFLLLTTVLIGKLAWDMVQPWLHG; from the coding sequence ATGTTGTTGACCTTGGGATTCTTGTGTTTCTTCTCTTTCATGGCCGGTCTGATCGATGCGGCCGTTGGCGGTGGCGGCTTGATCCAGACCCCGGCGCTGTTCAATTTTCTGCCGCAATATTCGGCAGCCACGCTGTTTGGCACCAACAAGATGTCTTCGGCAGTGGGAACCTTGTCGGCCACGCGCTCGTATTTGCAGCGGGTGCGCCTGCCGTGGAAGCTGGTGATTCCGGCGGCCATCACCGCCTTTATCATGTCCTTTGCCGGGGCGGCCACGGTAAACGCCATTCCCAAGTCGGTGATCCGCCCGCTGGTGCTGGTGCTGCTGGTGTTGATGGCCATGTATACGCTGTGGAAAAAAGACTTCGGCAAGTTGCACAAGCCGGTGACGATAGGGCGGCGCGAGATGGCCGTCGGCATGGCCATTGGCGGGGCCATCGGTTTTTATGATGGCTTGTTTGGTCCTGGTACTGGCAGCTTCCTGATTTTCCTGTTCATCCGTTTTTTTGCCTTTGATTTCCTGCATGCCTCGGCCGCGGCCAAGGTGGTCAACCTCACCACCAATGTGGCCGCGCTGGCCTTTTTCATTCCTACCGGCAATGTGCTGTTCCAGTACGCCATTCCGATGGCCGGTTTCAATGTGCTGGGTGCGATGACCGGTTCCTGGGTGGCGATGAAAAAAGGCGCGGGCTTTGTGCGGGTGTTGTTCCTGCTGCTGACTACGGTGTTGATCGGCAAACTGGCCTGGGACATGGTGCAGCCCTGGTTGCATGGCTGA
- a CDS encoding LysR family transcriptional regulator, whose protein sequence is MKLLWELQVFCAVVERKSFVSAARQLGTSPSSATRAVQALEENLGTSLLARSQKQVSLTMAGEAYYDTARQILQLQEEVEDDLAALGSAPRGWLRFSAPEVMASHFLPPILQQLAEHNPQLRFDILYSDTILEPIREKLDFSIRGAYPASSELIGFPLWPYQRRLYASPAYVASRGLPRQPEELSEHAILIHAAPRILKAWNFVSDSHQVSLNLNASHRVSSGNAVLQAALAGWGVARMGDWLAEPLVASGQLVRLCPDYRIVSNRGEDAQMHAVFASRRIPRKARLVLDAIRSAAQSAGFGNSLQAAS, encoded by the coding sequence ATGAAGTTGCTATGGGAGTTGCAGGTGTTCTGCGCCGTGGTGGAACGCAAAAGCTTTGTTTCAGCGGCACGCCAGTTGGGTACCTCGCCCAGCAGCGCCACCCGAGCGGTGCAGGCGCTGGAAGAAAACCTGGGCACCAGCCTGCTGGCCCGCTCGCAAAAACAAGTCAGCCTCACCATGGCCGGCGAAGCCTACTACGATACCGCGCGACAAATTCTGCAACTGCAGGAAGAAGTGGAAGACGATCTGGCGGCGCTGGGCAGTGCGCCGCGTGGCTGGCTGCGCTTTTCCGCACCCGAGGTGATGGCCAGCCATTTCCTGCCACCCATCCTGCAACAACTGGCCGAGCACAATCCGCAACTGCGTTTTGACATCCTGTACAGCGACACCATTCTGGAGCCCATCCGCGAGAAGCTGGACTTCAGCATCCGTGGTGCCTACCCCGCCTCCAGCGAACTGATCGGCTTTCCGCTATGGCCTTATCAACGCCGCCTGTACGCCAGCCCGGCCTATGTTGCCAGCCGGGGCCTGCCACGGCAGCCGGAAGAACTGAGCGAACACGCCATCCTGATTCATGCCGCACCGCGCATTCTCAAAGCCTGGAATTTCGTTTCGGACAGCCATCAGGTCAGCCTCAACCTGAATGCCAGCCATCGGGTGAGTTCCGGCAATGCGGTGCTGCAGGCGGCCCTGGCCGGCTGGGGCGTGGCACGCATGGGCGACTGGCTGGCCGAACCACTGGTGGCCAGCGGTCAACTGGTGCGGCTGTGCCCGGACTACCGCATCGTATCCAACCGTGGCGAAGACGCGCAGATGCATGCCGTGTTTGCCAGCCGCCGCATCCCGCGCAAGGCCAGACTGGTGCTGGACGCCATCCGCAGCGCTGCCCAAAGCGCCGGTTTTGGCAACAGCCTGCAGGCGGCTTCCTGA
- the yiaY gene encoding L-threonine dehydrogenase, which produces MATSAFFIPSVNLMGAGCLQQAVDSMQAQGFKRALIVTDAGLVKTGLAGKVASLLAAADIQSAVFDGVHPNPTSANVNAGLALLQEKQCDVVISLGGGSPHDCAKAIALVAINGGKIQDYEGVDKSAKPQLPLVAINTTAGTASEMTRFCIITDEARHIKMAIVDKHTTPILSVNDPETMAGMPPSLTAATGMDALTHAIEAYVSTIATPITDACALKAISLIVAYLPRAVENGQDMEAREQMAYAQFLAGMAFNNASLGYVHAMAHQLGGFYDLPHGVCNAVLLPHVQVFNSKVAAARLADVAVALGAKAEAAEAIAAIRQLAARVGIPAGLTQLGVKEEDIPVLATNALKDACGFTNPVQATHEEICAIYRAAM; this is translated from the coding sequence ATGGCTACCAGCGCTTTCTTCATTCCTTCCGTCAACCTGATGGGAGCCGGCTGCTTGCAGCAGGCCGTAGACAGCATGCAGGCCCAGGGTTTCAAGCGAGCCCTCATCGTCACTGACGCCGGCCTGGTCAAGACCGGCCTGGCCGGCAAGGTTGCCTCGCTGTTGGCGGCGGCTGATATCCAGTCCGCGGTGTTTGACGGCGTGCATCCCAATCCGACCAGTGCCAATGTGAATGCCGGCCTGGCCTTGCTGCAGGAAAAGCAGTGTGATGTGGTGATTTCGCTGGGCGGTGGTTCGCCGCACGACTGTGCCAAGGCTATCGCCCTGGTGGCGATCAATGGCGGCAAGATCCAGGACTACGAAGGCGTGGACAAGTCGGCCAAGCCGCAACTGCCGCTGGTGGCCATCAATACCACTGCCGGTACTGCCAGTGAAATGACGCGTTTTTGCATCATCACCGACGAGGCACGCCACATCAAGATGGCCATCGTGGACAAGCACACCACGCCGATTCTGTCGGTAAACGACCCGGAAACCATGGCCGGCATGCCGCCATCGCTGACTGCCGCCACCGGCATGGATGCGCTCACCCATGCCATCGAGGCCTATGTGTCGACCATCGCCACGCCGATTACCGACGCCTGCGCACTGAAGGCCATCAGCCTGATCGTGGCCTACCTGCCGCGTGCCGTGGAAAACGGCCAGGACATGGAAGCGCGTGAGCAAATGGCCTATGCCCAGTTCCTGGCCGGCATGGCCTTCAACAACGCATCGCTGGGTTATGTGCATGCCATGGCGCACCAGTTGGGTGGTTTCTACGATTTGCCGCATGGTGTGTGCAATGCCGTGTTGCTGCCGCATGTGCAGGTGTTCAACAGCAAGGTGGCTGCCGCCCGTCTGGCCGATGTTGCGGTGGCACTGGGCGCGAAGGCTGAAGCCGCGGAGGCTATTGCAGCCATTCGTCAACTGGCTGCCCGCGTGGGCATTCCGGCTGGTTTGACCCAGCTTGGCGTGAAAGAAGAAGATATCCCGGTGCTGGCTACCAATGCCCTGAAAGACGCCTGCGGCTTTACCAATCCGGTTCAGGCCACGCACGAAGAAATCTGCGCCATCTACCGCGCAGCCATGTAA
- a CDS encoding HutD family protein, whose translation MHTLSARNYLTTPWKNGGGTTRQILISPPDATLDNFDYRISMASVASDGPFSQFAGVDRQLLLLDGQGLLLQRGDGSHSLLDRDSQPLAFAGEEPIHSQLQDGAVTDFNIMTRRERFRQQVESFQLCGQHQLQSRDDVLLVVLAAGNALTIQREDGRRCTLQTQDALLLETGTNLTICSTEQARIIVVRLNRHGPA comes from the coding sequence ATGCACACCCTGTCTGCCCGCAACTATCTGACCACGCCGTGGAAAAATGGCGGCGGCACCACGCGCCAGATCCTGATCTCCCCACCGGATGCCACGCTGGACAACTTCGACTACCGCATCAGCATGGCCAGCGTGGCGAGCGATGGTCCGTTTTCGCAGTTTGCCGGCGTGGACCGCCAGTTACTGCTGCTGGATGGCCAGGGCTTGCTGCTGCAACGCGGCGATGGCAGCCACAGCCTGCTGGACAGGGATAGCCAGCCGCTGGCCTTTGCCGGGGAAGAGCCCATTCACAGTCAGTTGCAGGATGGAGCCGTGACCGACTTCAATATCATGACCCGGCGAGAGCGCTTCCGGCAGCAGGTGGAAAGTTTCCAACTATGCGGCCAGCACCAGTTGCAAAGCCGTGACGATGTACTGCTGGTGGTGCTGGCGGCAGGCAATGCGCTGACCATACAGCGCGAAGATGGTCGCCGTTGCACCCTGCAGACGCAGGATGCCTTGCTGCTGGAAACGGGGACGAACCTGACCATCTGCAGTACCGAACAGGCCCGTATCATCGTGGTGCGGCTTAACCGGCATGGCCCGGCATGA
- a CDS encoding ACP phosphodiesterase produces MNYLAHLHLAPDNPAARVGNLLGDFLKPSHALHLPPALQQGMALHRRIDSHTDRHPLVMQSKSRIAPIRRRYAGILVDIFYDHFLARHWARFCSMPLADFTRRSYAELQAHRQWLPPRLLEILPRMQAEDWLLSYAEIAGIAAVLRGFSRHRIRRDNPVAAGIDDLLQHYDALEQDFIDFYPQLQQAMGGDASAMQQAGIALDQFGEQLLHPFPHDLHPQAHQDEG; encoded by the coding sequence ATGAACTACCTGGCCCACCTGCATCTGGCACCGGACAACCCGGCGGCGCGCGTTGGCAATCTGCTGGGCGACTTTCTCAAGCCATCCCATGCCTTACACCTGCCGCCAGCACTGCAGCAAGGCATGGCCCTGCACCGCCGGATAGACAGCCACACCGACCGCCATCCGCTGGTGATGCAAAGCAAAAGCCGCATCGCACCGATACGACGACGCTATGCCGGCATTCTGGTGGATATTTTCTATGATCACTTCCTGGCGCGGCACTGGGCGCGCTTTTGCAGCATGCCGCTGGCCGACTTTACCCGCCGCAGTTACGCCGAACTGCAGGCGCATCGCCAATGGCTGCCGCCACGCCTGTTGGAAATCCTGCCGCGCATGCAGGCAGAAGACTGGCTGCTATCCTATGCCGAGATTGCGGGGATAGCCGCCGTGCTGCGCGGCTTTTCCCGCCACCGCATCCGGCGTGACAACCCGGTTGCGGCCGGCATTGACGACCTGCTGCAGCACTATGACGCACTGGAGCAGGACTTCATCGACTTTTACCCGCAGCTGCAGCAGGCAATGGGCGGCGATGCCTCAGCGATGCAGCAGGCTGGCATTGCTCTGGATCAGTTCGGAGAACAACTGCTCCACCCCTTCCCACATGATCTGCACCCCCAGGCACATCAGGATGAAGGCTGA
- a CDS encoding MarC family protein codes for MALMSLFFSKYLFVLAALLPIINPPGLVPIFISMTARNSKQQRAFLARRIAMYCFLLLLGSMYVGSFVLEFFGVSLPVVQLSGGLLISLAAWRMLNDNPAESNQPSSEPVRQENRDELKQRAFYPLTFPLTVGPGSISVSITVGASMTVTGKPMVKYMLVPMASLAAVLSLAVLVYMCYRHADKLLGYLGQTGSVVFLRLSAFILMCLGVQIMWEGVEQLFSELIQSNASLLHR; via the coding sequence ATGGCCCTGATGTCACTTTTTTTCAGCAAATATCTGTTTGTGCTGGCAGCCTTGCTGCCCATCATCAATCCGCCCGGCCTGGTGCCCATCTTCATTTCGATGACGGCACGCAACAGCAAGCAGCAGCGGGCGTTTCTGGCGCGGCGTATTGCCATGTACTGCTTCCTGTTGCTGCTGGGCAGCATGTATGTGGGCAGTTTCGTGCTGGAGTTTTTTGGTGTGTCCTTGCCGGTGGTGCAGTTGTCCGGCGGCTTGCTGATTTCACTGGCGGCCTGGCGCATGCTCAATGACAACCCGGCGGAAAGCAACCAGCCTTCCAGTGAGCCGGTGCGGCAGGAGAATCGTGATGAGCTGAAGCAGCGGGCGTTTTATCCGCTGACCTTCCCGCTGACGGTGGGGCCGGGTTCGATTTCGGTGTCCATCACCGTGGGTGCGTCGATGACCGTAACCGGCAAGCCCATGGTCAAATACATGCTGGTGCCGATGGCCAGCCTGGCGGCGGTGCTGTCATTGGCCGTGCTGGTGTACATGTGTTATCGCCATGCTGACAAGCTGCTGGGCTATCTGGGCCAGACCGGCTCGGTGGTGTTCCTGCGCCTGTCAGCCTTCATCCTGATGTGCCTGGGGGTGCAGATCATGTGGGAAGGGGTGGAGCAGTTGTTCTCCGAACTGATCCAGAGCAATGCCAGCCTGCTGCATCGCTGA